A window from Psychrobium sp. MM17-31 encodes these proteins:
- a CDS encoding ABC transporter permease: protein MSANFIALSSLLRKETNRFTRIWLQTLVPPAITMSLYFVIFGTLIGERIGTMSGFSYMEFIVPGLIMMSVITNSYSNVASSFFSSKFQRNVEELLVSPVPTWIIIAGYVGGGVARGLLVGCIVTVLSLYFVDLNIANFGVLVVSVLFTSILFSLGGLINAIMAKSYDDISIIPNFVLTPLTYLGGVFYSLTLLPEFWQGVSKANPIVYMINTFRYGFLGVTDIPLLYSFSIIFAFVAVLFSIAYWMISRGYGLRS, encoded by the coding sequence GTGTCTGCTAATTTTATCGCGCTTTCAAGTTTACTGCGCAAAGAAACTAATCGCTTTACTCGCATTTGGCTGCAAACGCTAGTGCCGCCAGCGATTACTATGAGCCTGTATTTTGTGATTTTTGGAACGCTTATCGGTGAGCGTATCGGCACTATGTCAGGCTTTAGTTATATGGAATTTATTGTGCCGGGCCTTATTATGATGTCGGTTATTACCAACTCATATTCCAATGTCGCCTCGTCATTTTTCAGCTCTAAATTCCAACGTAATGTCGAAGAGTTATTAGTGTCACCTGTGCCAACGTGGATTATTATTGCCGGTTATGTTGGCGGTGGTGTCGCACGTGGTCTTTTGGTTGGCTGTATTGTCACTGTATTGTCGCTGTACTTTGTCGACCTAAACATCGCTAACTTTGGTGTGCTGGTGGTGAGTGTATTATTCACCTCAATCTTGTTTTCACTAGGTGGTTTAATTAACGCTATTATGGCCAAGAGCTATGACGATATCAGCATTATTCCCAACTTTGTATTAACACCTTTGACCTACTTGGGTGGTGTATTCTACTCATTGACGTTATTACCAGAATTTTGGCAAGGCGTATCTAAAGCGAACCCAATTGTGTACATGATTAACACCTTCCGTTATGGATTCTTAGGCGTTACTGATATTCCGCTGTTGTATTCATTTTCTATTATTTTCGCTTTTGTTGCCGTGTTGTTTTCTATTGCTTACTGGATGATTTCACGTGGCTACGGTCTGCGTTCGTAG
- a CDS encoding SAM-dependent methyltransferase has translation MSFANSHEIVTNQDGLNENLTEIVNKHIKHEFKKPYHPRSIEGFKQVEQAISAAGKPVIFDSCCGVGDSTINIAKSHPDHFVIGMDKSGHRLSKNEAYEQHGVDNFMLLRTDLNDFWRLAVDAQLEIVKHFILYPNPWPKAKHIQRRWHGSAVFPAIVALGGELEMRSNWRLYLDEFAQALSIAGKSATVNEFSPQPSITPFERKYQASGQALYRLTASL, from the coding sequence ATGTCATTTGCAAATTCTCATGAAATCGTCACCAATCAAGATGGGCTTAATGAAAACCTGACGGAAATCGTTAATAAGCACATTAAGCACGAATTTAAAAAACCTTATCATCCGCGTTCTATCGAAGGCTTTAAACAGGTAGAGCAAGCGATTAGCGCGGCTGGAAAACCGGTGATTTTTGATTCGTGTTGCGGCGTTGGTGATAGCACTATAAATATTGCTAAATCACATCCCGATCACTTTGTTATTGGAATGGATAAATCAGGCCATCGGCTAAGTAAAAATGAAGCCTATGAGCAACACGGGGTAGATAACTTTATGTTGCTACGTACGGATCTTAATGATTTCTGGCGCTTAGCCGTTGATGCTCAGTTAGAGATTGTTAAGCACTTTATTCTCTATCCAAACCCGTGGCCAAAGGCGAAGCATATTCAGCGCCGTTGGCATGGTAGTGCTGTGTTTCCGGCAATTGTCGCGTTAGGCGGTGAGCTTGAAATGCGCAGTAACTGGCGCTTGTATCTAGACGAGTTTGCTCAAGCGCTGAGTATTGCTGGTAAATCAGCAACCGTGAATGAGTTTTCACCACAACCGAGCATCACGCCATTTGAACGAAAATATCAGGCCAGTGGTCAGGCGCTTTATCGCTTAACCGCCAGTTTGTAG